One Setaria viridis chromosome 5, Setaria_viridis_v4.0, whole genome shotgun sequence genomic region harbors:
- the LOC117856694 gene encoding inner membrane protein ALBINO3, chloroplastic, which translates to MAKALLSSSSSLLPALPRAGGAGAASLLPPLRLRRGGRRRAAACAVRAGLHGLDSLAGPHLQAALERAEAALYTLADAAVVAADAAAGGGDAGEAVTAVQKNGGWFGFISEALEVVLKVLKDGLSAVHVPYSYGFAIILLTIIVKAATLPLTKKQVESTLAMQNLQPQIKAIQQRYAGNQERIQLETARLYRQAGVNPLAGCFPTLATIPVWIGLYQALSNVANEGLLTEGFFWIPSLGGPTTIAARQSGAGISWLFPFVDGHPPLGWHDTICYLVLPVLLVASQFVSMEIMKPPQSDDPSQKTSLLVLKFLPFMIGYFSLSVPSGLSIYWFTNNVLSTAQQVWLRKMGGAKPAVSEGGSGIITAGRAKRSNAQPAGERFRELKEEENRRKLNKALAAGDSKASASTYDSDDEESDDETTEEGGPVEKASSTGSDKKLPSYSGKKGKRSKRKRMVQ; encoded by the exons ATGGCCAAGGCgctgctctcctcctcctcctccctgctccccgcgctgccccgcgccggcggggccggcgccgcGAGCCTGCTCCCGCCGCTCCGGCTGCGGCGCGggggccgccggcgcgccgcggcgtGCGCGGTGAGGGCGGGCCTCCACGGGCTGGACTCGCTCGCGGGACCCCACCTCCAGGCCGCGCTGGAGCGCGCCGAGGCCGCGCTCTACAcgctcgccgacgccgcggtcgtcgcggccgacgcggcggcgggaggaggggacGCCGGGGAGGCGGTGACGGCGGTGCAGAAGAACGGCGGCTGGTTCGGCTTCATCTCCGAGGCCCTCGAGGTCGTGCTCAAG GTGCTCAAGGATGGTCTGTCAGCAGTCCATGTGCCGTACTCTTATGGGTTTGCAATCATTCTGCTGACCATCATTGTTAAGGCTGCGACGTTGCCTCTAACCAAAAAACAG GTGGAATCAACTCTGGCGATGCAGAATTTGCAGCCGCAGATTAAGGCAATCCAGCAGAGATATGCAGGCAACCAG GAAAGGATACAGCTAGAGACTGCTCGGTTATATAGGCAAGCTGGAGTCAACCCGTTAGCAG GATGTTTTCCAACATTGGCAACAATACCTGTCTGGATTGGTCTTTACCAAGCCCTTTCAAATGTAGCAAATGAG GGGCTGTTGACAGAAGGATTTTTCTGGATTCCATCATTGGGAGGCCCTACAACAATTGCAGCTCGGCAAAGTGGTGCTGGAATTTCATGGCTCTTCCCATTTGTG GACGGTCATCCTCCATTAGGTTGGCATGACACAATATGTTATCTTGTGTTGCCTGTGCTACTTGTTGCTTCTCAGTTTGTCTCTATGGAGATAATGAAGCCACCCCAG AGCGATGACCCATCACAGAAAACCAGCCTGCTCGTTTTGAAATTTCTTCCATTTATGATTGGATATTTCTCTTTATCAGTGCCATCAGGATTGTCCATTTATTG GTTTACAAACAATGTCCTCAGCACAGCCCAGCAGGTGTGGTTACGGAAAATGGGGGGAGCAAAGCCTGCAGTCAGTGAGGGAGGTAGCGGAATAATTACAGCGGGACGTGCAAAACGCTCTAATGCTCAACCAGCTGGGGAAAG GTTTAGGGAGctaaaagaagaagagaacagGAGAAAACTCAACAAAGCACTTGCTGCAGGAGATTCAAAAGCATCGGCATCAACGTATGACTCAGACGATGAAGAGTCAGATGATGAGACCACAGAGGAG GGAGGACCTGTGGAGAAAGCATCCAGTACTGGGAGTGACAAGAAACTTCCGAGTTACTCAGGGAAGAAGGGCAAAAGATCGAAAAGGAAGCGCATGGTGCAGTAA
- the LOC117856693 gene encoding glutathione hydrolase 3, which yields MAARGGLKGPLLGATGTVSQDLPRGRRSSRTWTALAIAAALLALAGVLMLFLSSSGRDAGAGAAAARRPKAVAAGARLRSRHEVESGVGAAAADDARCSEVGAAALRAGGHAVDAAVAAALCLGVVHPMSSGVGGGAFIVVRDAASGEAVAFDARETAPAAATPDMYAADPTTKYKGALAMGVPGELAGLHAAWSRYGRLPWRDLVAPAIRLARDGYEVVAYVARALKLSEADVLADPGLRAVFAPAGRVLAAGETCRNPALAEALERVAEEGAAAFYGGAVGEAFVRDVRAAGGIVTAGDLSGYRVEVSDAMRADAMGYTFLGMPPPSSGTVGMAMILNVLGGYKSLEFLKGFLGVHRLIEAIKHMLATRMDLGDPDFVNVTGDVAEMLSLPFADRIRQRIADNTTFPPGYYLPKWRQLDDHGTSHLCVVDSDRNAVAMTTTVNYYFGGKVLSPSTGIVLNNEMDDFSVPAVKLAPDHLPPAPANFIAPGKRPLSSMTPLIILKNGQLAGVVGGSGGTNIIATVTQVFLNHFIVGMDPLAAVQQPRVYHKLIPNVVTYEDETAVDGEVIALSDGAKAFLEQRGHRLRSTDSGAVCQFIVHQLAEPPASGGGVFRGRLTAVSDPRKDGSPAGL from the exons ATGGCCGCGCGTGGCGGCCTGAAGGGCCCTCTGCTCGGGGCCACCGGAACGGTCTCCCAGGACCTTCCCCGTGGCCGCCGGAGCAGCCGGACGTGGACCGCGCTGGCCATCGCCGCGGCGCTCCTCGCCCTGGCCGGCGTCCTGATGCTGTTCCTGAGCTCCTCCGGCCGGGacgctggcgccggcgctgctgctgcccgtCGTCCcaaggccgtcgccgccggcgcgcggttGCGGAGCCGGCACGAGGTGGAATCCGgggtcggcgcggcggcggcggacgacgcgCGGTGCTCGGaggtgggcgcggcggcgctgcgggcggGCGGGCACGCGGTggacgccgccgtggccgccgcgctcTGCCTCGGCGTGGTGCACCCGATGTCGAGCGGCGTCGGCGGGGGCGCCTTCATCGTCGTCAGGGACGCCGCCTCCGGCGAGGCCGTTGCCTTCGACGCCAGGGagaccgcgccggccgcggccacgCCG GACATGTACGCGGCGGACCCGACGACGAAGTACAAGGGCGCGCTCGCCATGGGCGTCCCGGGGGAGCTCGCGGGCCTCCACGCGGCGTGGTCCCGGTACGGCCGGCTCCCCTGGCGGGACCTCGTCGCGCCGGcgatccgcctcgcccgcgacGGCTACGAGGTGGTGGCGTACGTGGCCCGCGCGCTCAAGCTCAGCGAGGCCGACGTACTCGCCGACCCCGGCCTGCGCGCCGTGTtcgcgccggcggggcgggtgCTGGCGGCCGGCGAGACGTGCCGCAACCCGGCGCTGGCCGAGGCGCTGGAGCGCGTCGCCGAGGAGGGCGCCGCGGCGTTctacggcggcgccgtcggggaGGCGTTCGTCCGCGACGtcagggcggcgggcgggatcGTGACGGCGGGGGACCTGAGCGGGTACAGGGTGGAGGTGAGCGACGCCATGCGCGCCGACGCCATGGGGTACACCTTCCTCggcatgccgccgccgtcgagcggcaCTGTCGGGATGGCGATG ATACTGAACGTGTTGGGTGGGTACAAGTCGCTCGAGTTCTTGAAAGGGTTCCTCGGCGTCCACCGGCTCATCGAAGCGATCAAGCACATGCTGGCGACCCGGATGGACCTCGGCGACCCCGACTTCGTGAACGTGACCGGCGACGTCGCCGAGATGCTGTCGCTGCCGTTCGCCGACAGGATCCGGCAGAGGATCGCCGACAACACGACGTTCCCTCCCGGCTACTACCTCCCAAA GTGGAGGCAGCTGGATGACCACGGCACGAGCCACCTGTGCGTGGTGGACAGCGACCGGAACGCGGtggcgatgacgacgacggtgaACTACTACTTCGGCGGCAAGGTCCTGTCGCCGTCGACGGGCATCGTGCTCAACAACGAGATGGACGACTTCTCCGTCCCCGCCGTGAAGCTCGCCCCTGACCATCTCCCACCGGCGCCGGCCAACTTCATCGCGCCGGGCAAACGGCCCCTGTCCTCCATGACACCACTGATCATTCTCAAG AACGGTCAGCTCGCCGGCGTcgtgggcggcagcggcggcacgaACATCATCGCCACGGTGACCCAGGTCTTCCTGAACCACTTCATCGTCGGCATGGATCctctcgccgccgtccagcagccCAGGGTCTACCACAAG CTGATCCCGAACGTGGTGACGTACGAGGACGAGACGGCGGTCGACGGCGAGGTGATCGCGCTGAGCGACGGGGCGAAGGCGTTCCTGGAGCAGAGGGGGCACCGGCTGCGGAGCACGgactcgggggctgtgtgccagtTCATCGTGCACCAGCTGGCGGAGCCGCccgcgtcgggcggcggcgtgttCCGCGGGAGGCTCACCGCCGTCAGCGACCCCAGGAAGGACGGCAGCCCTGCGGGGTTGTGA
- the LOC140222768 gene encoding uncharacterized protein — protein MVDAAGTGLGPRAHECISLLDHIYCVLRRRPPPLLADHCVLDSPDGLLLLQRDADTAVRLLHPFTGDLHELPPLTSLTPQLDRRTDHRPLLDADEHKVQSFRRISAAVSVAPTAGTVTVLLALEHICRFAHASTGDRRWTLTSWSENRVAMRNQAFCA, from the exons ATGGTTGATGCAGCTGGAACAGGCCTTGGGCCACGAGCCCACGAATGCATCTCCCTCCTGGACCACATT TACTGCGTCCTTCGTCGGCGCCCGCCTCCGCTGCTCGCGGACCACTGCGTCCTCGACTCCCCCgacgggctcctcctcctgcagcGCGACGCGGACAccgccgtccgcctcctccaccccttcACCGGCGACCTCCACGAGCTCCCGCCGCTGACGTCCCTGACCCCGCAGCTCGACCGCCGCACGGACCACCGGCCgctgctcgacgccgacgagcacAAGGTGCAGTCATTCCGCCGGATCTCCGCGGCCGTCTCCGTTGCCCCGACGGCGGGTACCGTCACGGTCTTGCTCGCGCTCGAGCACATCTGCCGCTTCGCCCACGCGTCCACCGGCGACCGGAGGTGGACGCTCACGAGCTGGAGCGAGAACCGCGTGGCCATGAGGAATCAAGCATTCTGCGCCtag